The segment ATTTACACGAGGGCCCCTCTGGGCAGAATCCCACCAGGTAATTCACGCAGATGACTCTCCGCGTGTGCCGGTGCCTGCACAGGGGACCTGTGGAGCCAAGCATCAGGTCACTCAGACCATCCCCTCTTCAGTGGACAACCTTGTGCCCCTCTGCCAGTCAGAGCCATGCCCAGACCACCGTCTGGGGTGCAGAGAGCAACAGGAGGGCTTCAAATGCTGGGTTTGCTTCTTACTCATAGGGGACAGTGGGCAGGACACACAATCTCTAAAATGCTAGTTTCCTTATCAAAAATGCAGGTGAGAATGCAGCCCACACAGGAGTCTTGGGAGACTCAAGCGAGCTGAGGGTGTGAAAAGGCCTCACGAGCCCCCAAATGCCTAACAGGTTTTGCTGGAACAGGCAGGACAGGCAGAGGGTCatgtgggcaggggcagggaggacGGGCCTCTTGCAGGGGGCCCCGCCACCACCACACCTACCGTGCTTGCAGAAGCCACGGTCGTACCAAGGGCagtccttgatcttggactcggGGTCGATGTGCAGGAAGGGGCACTCCTTGTTGCTGCACTCCCCTGCAGGGAAACCCAGACACGCGTCCACTGGGGACAGCTCCGGGAGAGCTGGACCCAGACCCACCTCAGCTTGCCCCAGGGCTGGGGCCTGCTGTGCAGCAGAGGGCCAGGTGGTGCTGGCTTCTGGAGCTGGCCTGGCAGACCCTGAGACTCAGGGCACAGGACTGAGCTTGTTTCCTGACCTGTACGTGGCTGTGAAGGTCCTCCCCTCACATGTGTCCATGCTGCCACGCGAGTCAATGACACTGACAGCCAGGCACAGGGTATATACTCATCAAGTAACTTACGGCTCCGTCCCTTACCCGCAGGGGGTGTCCCAGGCACCACATGCCCAGGGAGGCAAACGCACCAGTTAAGGCCATGACATTACTGTTCCACAGTGATGAGCTCTTCACATCTACTAGCTGGGACAGGGGAAAGGTCTGAAGAGTCTACCTTTCAGGACAAAAGTAGGGAAGATTTGGGAATTCCAGGCTGGGGCACGTGGTAGAACGCAAGTAAAGTCTTTACGACAGCTCCTCTCAGGAGCAATTGGCCCAGCTGGCCACCAGCATCTTTCACCCAACTACGGTTCTGCCACCTCCATGCTTGCCCTTCCCATCCTCATTACACATGAAAGACCAATCTGAGAAAATGCAAACTCCTTCCCAGACCCCCAAGTCCCTACATGGTCCAGCCTACCCTCCCCagtctcttcctcccctccagccacactggcccccCAGCTCTTCCAAGACCGTCCCCTATTTAGCCTTCAGATCCCAGCTTAGGTCTCAACTCCTCAGAGGCCTTCCCAACCATTCTGCCTAATGGTGATTTCCTTATGTGGTTCCATTactgtttctttccttcagagCACGTATCGTGAACAATTCTCTTCTTCACCTCGCTGGCAAATTAGCTGCCTCTCCCTGGGCCACTAGAGCAAAAGCACCATGGGGCAGGGCCTGGATCTGTCCTCTTCACTGCCTAGAAGGGGAGCCCTCCCCTGCGTCACCTGTAGCACAGGTGACAGGAGCTGCAGACAGTGTGTGTGCACCAGCACAGGCTCTACAGGGCAAGAAGGGAACCCAGGCCAGTCTGCAGAGGTGCCCATGAGGGCTCACGCCCACCTTCAGGCCAGCTGGGAGAAGGCTCCCATGGAGAAGCCCCTGCTTCCTTCCAGTGCTGGCTCCAGGGCTGCTGTGGATGGAGAAGAGAGGGTGGGGAGCTGGGAAGTCTGAATCTTATTTCTGACTGTGCTTTGACTTCTCAGCTTGTGCTGCCTCTATAAGAAAAGCCACAACGATCATTAACAAGCCAGCAGGCCAAGCCTGTTGGACTGCTGAAATAATGAACATCTCCTCTGACAATAGAGCTTTGGAAGTTTGTGGCAGGCCCAGCACACCTCGGCCCACACAGAGTACGGAGGCGTCCAACCTTCCGCCAGGCCATGCACAGGGCTGGGGATGGCAGTCCTGGGGCCAGAGCCTGCCCTTGTCCTGACCACCAGGGCTAATTCCTGGGTAACCTCACCCAGAGCAGAACGCCGGGGGGTTCTAATTCCACCAGGGAGCACAACAGCTCAGCTAAGCCCTGTGCTAACCCACCGCTCTCAGCCCATCCCCACTTCTCAATGCAGTTCACTCAGGACAGCTGAGGCCACGTGTTCACTAAGCAGGGATCAAGGCAATCTGTTTCAAGGTGAAAAACGGCTCTTTGCCACCAGAAGACAGCCCCAAGACCTGCTATTCTTAAGGTGTATTTAGGATAGACAAAGCTACTACCTGGGATGACACTCCCAGAGAGAAGGAACCAACTCGGCCCGGGGGACAATCAGTCGCCACGCTGAAAGAAGAAGCTGATTTAAGGGAGGTTGCTTCGGCACGGCTCACTCACCCACTGGGAGACCTTCATTAGTCTCAACTTCCCAAAGAACCTGAAAGTACTCAAAAACCTGAAGCACTACAAAGATGTAGGGATTATTAGAGGATAACTGTAACTCCCCATAACTAAGAGGACCCAAAGAGGAGGCAGGTGGTGACCACTGCCCCATGGAAAGGACTTATGAGCACACAGATCCATCTGGACAGCGGGGCTGCTCTCCCCACAGTCCAATCTCCTTCCAGCTGAGACTGCAAAGCAATGCCCAAGGTTCTCATCTGAAGCTGGAAAGACGGGAGATGACAGACACTGTGGGTTCTGAGCAGTGCTGAACTCCGCTGGGTCTTGATTCTTGGTACAGCCCCCCAGGGCTACTGCTGCTGAGGGTCTGGGTGGAGGGAGAGGCCTGGCCACACACCTTACCAACTGCCTTACCGAACTTTGAGTAGAAATAGCACTCAGGCATCTTGGTCATGTCATACTCGTGTAGGAATTCGCACTGGTCCCCTTTCTTGCACAGCCCCCGCAGCCAGTGTTTGCAAACCACTGTCTTCTCGCCACTAATGTGGCGGAATGGGCACATGCCCCCTGCCAAGGAAGACATGTGGGTGTGAGGAGAGATGTGGCCCTGAGCCCAGGGGCACTGGGCCTGGGGGAGCCAAGGTGCCTTCACCTCCTTCCTCCCCGAAGCCCCTGGAAGCAGCACGTCCTAGCCGGTGGCGGCTGTCCCTGGCAGACGGCAATGTGATTTTAGGCAGGACATGGgcattttaagtttaaataggtatgtattttaatgtattttggtAATCTAACTAAAATCAAATAATGTTTTCACAGATATTACTATAAGATAGAGGCTTAACAAGCCGAAGGGTGGtatgggggtgaggtggggttgagtttatttcttaatttaaagaaTAGGTCCAGCAGTACACAGACATGGTCAAAATTACAGGGGGAAGGGTGGGTTGCGGGGAGTGGGGGTTTGGAAACCCAGCCCTAAAAGAGAGAAGGTAGAGAGGACCACCAGAAGCTTGGACTCCATGCGGGCTCCATCTTTAGTTAAAAGTGCCCACTTAGCCTTCAAGAACTAAGAAGATCAAGTATAGaattaaagaaatgcattgtATACAAATTGGGGGAGGTCTGCCTTCTGTAGCCGGACCTAAGCGATCATCCATCCAGATGTGACCGAGCCATACCCTGCGGAGGTCATATTTCTAAACAGTGGCCTGGCAGGACTACTGGGAAGGCCTGACTAGAATGAGGTTGTGACTGGAGAAGAACGAGACCCACCCACTGCCAACTTTCTGTAATGATGGCAATATTCTATATTTATGCTGTCAAGTATGGCAGCcagtagccacacgtggctataaaacacttaaaatgtgaCTAGTGTGATTGAAgaactgcatttttatttaattttaactaatttatattttaatagccaCATGTAACTAGTGGCTACTATATTAGTTAACAAAGAGACTGGCATATTGCCTGTGTTAAGGACAGATGGTGGCAGGTCAGAAAGGCAAAATTACCAAGCAAGGACGTGGCCATGAAACCAGCCCAGGGGCGATGATGTTCCAATTAGACACCAGAGGTCAACCGGGTGGACCAACCTGATAAGTCTATTGCTTTAGTTGTAAATGACTGAGTTATAGAACCCAAAGTTGCCaaaatcagccataaaaaacaaacTTGCTCTAATTCTGTGCTCCCTATTTAAGCTTGTGATTAAAATTgcttagaggaagaaaaatgccCAGACCTCTATATGGTATGTAAGGTCCTGCCCTGCGATACTTCTTATGAACTAATGGATAGGTAGTCTGGCTCATGCAGCCTCTGTTGGGCCCTGGTTAGTATGAACATGACTCTACGAGACGGACTATCATGGggttttttagtatatgtgctgccgaaacGAGCACATATCATGGGGTTTTTTGATGAGAGGACACAGAGGACAGTGAGTCCGTGTAGACTCCGTAGAACCAGAAAGGCCTGGATTCAAACACTGGGCTCAGTCACTCACTAACTCTGTGACCGGGAGAAAGTTCCTGAGCATCTCAGTGCTAGGGGCTTCTGTTCATGTCATAGGTCAGCTTGTGGCCACAGGGAAAGTGAGATGAGAAGGCCAATTCAGAGCCAGGTTCCATCCTGTGTTTTAGGTTTCAGGCAGAACACCCCATCATGTTCCTAGCTTACCCAAACCACAATTTCATCTAGGGACACTGTTTGTCTGCAGAAAGCAATGTAAGCTAGAGACCTGATGGCCTGCAAGTCTGCTAAGGGCTAGGGTGGTGGAAGGAATATCCCCCAGGGAGCCAGGGGTCTCTTACCTTTGCCACAGGCTGCTTTCAAAAAGAATTCGCAGACAGCAGCCCCTGACTCTGTAGAAAGGAGAGAATAGGAGAGGCGTCAATCAAAGCAACGTAAGATTACTACTGGTAACATCTGAAGATGGGGGAAGGAACTGTTCTGGCCTTTAACCCACGAAGGGTTCATGGTATAGGTAACAGACTGGCACAAAGAATGCAAAGCCAAACCAAGCAAGAAGAAAGTTGCTTATTTCAGTCACTCCCCGTAAAATGAGACATTGTTGAGAGTAATCATTATTCAGGGCTGAGAGCTTCCTATTATAAAGATGCTTTCACGGAGttaagtgtgtgtgggggaaggaaggatggagcACAAGATCACAGAAATTAATTACACTGTGCTTGGACATTCCAGAGGGCTAATTTAAcatgaggcagagggagggaatgATCTCACAGGAAACACAAGCAAATGTGGACTGAGGACAGACAGGCTCCAGAGAGATGCTATTTGGGTGGGAAGAGCATAATTGAAGACACAGAAGTAGGACTGCTCTTAATATGCAACAGCAACACACAATTGTTAAAGGAGCAGTCTTTTGCTGCCACAGATGCAGCTAGTTCAGATGAGGGGAGCAAGAGACACAGGCTGAGTGAGCGCAATGGCAGTCAGTGGGCTCAGGGGACAGGCTGTTCCAACGAGCCCAGGACTTCCACTGCTATCAGAATAAACCTTCTGGTGTCATAAACAGTTTTCTCTCTCAGAGGGCATTTCAGAATTGCTGAAAACCTACAGACAGCATCTCTGAAGGCCACTTTCATGCCTCTTGCTAACTTGCAAGAGATTCCTTGGTTTTTCAGGAGCAGCCCTATTTTGCTGGGAGAGACTTAAGGCTCTGGAACTGGGAGTCCTGGGCTGTCActcatttgcatttcaaaaagtCTCACAAAAAAGAGTTAGGATTGCTTCCTTCATTCCTTAAAGCCAGCAGTCCACTATCCTGGGGACTGGGTCTCAGGCAGACAGAATAAAAGAATATGCCTCCAGGGCAGAACAGACAATTCTTCCCCAAACTAAGAAATGAAGTTCAAGGACAGGGGCTGTGGCCTCCCTGGGCATTAACACACTGAACTTGATCACTGGCAGGCAGTGTGCTGAGGGCAGCTACCAAGTCTGAGGCCAGTCAGGGCAGCACCCATGGCTAGTTATGTCCTTGACCCTCCCTAGAAACAGGTCTGTGGGCCCCTCACCACTGCGCCTGCCCTCAGAGACTCAAGTATCTGCGGTCCCAGGCTAGAGACAGGTGGGATGGAAAGAGCTGTCCTGCATGGATGGTTCCATAGCCTCAAGCTCGTGCTATCAACAGTGAAGGGAGCTCAGGCAGCTGCCAGGGTGTGATGAATGACTCCGAATTGGGgtccagagaaagagagacaggctCGCAGGAGTGTGAGTCCTAGGAGAAAAGAGCTTGCGAGTCTAATTGAGGATATCCTACAGAGGTGTTCCTTCCCTCAGCCAGACTCCTCCAGACTCAGCTTTGACGAAAGCAAGAAGAGGGAGATCACAGtagggggctggaggtggggaagagagTTATACGGTACTTTCCTGtagttggggtgtgtgtgggggtgggggaaggatttTCAACCCAGGATACCCGCCTTCATTCAAGAATTATTTGAACAGCCAGACTAGGTCTTGCCCTCCTGAAGTTTGTCTTAAACTAGTCCCAGGGGATCAAAGATCCGAGTCCAAGTCCCAGGACCGAGGGGGTGGGGTCGTGAGTCCAAGGGGGAGGGGGTCCCAGGTCCGAGGGGATCGGGTTCCAGGTCCGAGTCGGTCGCACCCTTCGCCTGCCCGCCCCGGCCCCACGCTCACTGTCCATGCCGGGGAAGGGTAGCGGCTGCGCCCCGAGCTGCTGCTCCACCGCGATCTCCAAGTCGAACTTGATGTGGTCCACGCTGGCGATGATTTCCTgcatggcggcggcggcggccccaCCGGCCCGGCTCCCCCTCAGTACCTCGCCGCTCTCACACCTCTACCTGCCACCCGCCACCGCACACGGTCCTCCTCCGCCTcgcctcgccgccgccgccgccgccgccaccgccgccgccgcccgcggaATGCCGGGAGCGCCCAGAGCCCGCGCCAGCCTCTCGCCTGTTCAGACCGGACCAATCGAGCGCGGAGTACGGGCAGCTCCGCTAGGCACCTCCAGCCGCCAGCCAAACGCGCGCCTCGCCTCGCGGTCGAGAATAACATATAGGCGCAGGGAGTTCGCAACAGGGAGTTCGCAACGTAGACTGCGCCTGCGCGAGGTTTGGCTGGGCCTGTGCGCCTCGGAGAGGGTGGCGGGGAGGGAGAGTCAGAAGCACGGAGGGGCGGGTTGGGGACGCGGAGCCGGAGTGGGGCGACGCGGCGCGGACATCGGGGCCGTATTCACTGCGCTGGACTCGGAGTGAGTTCCTATTTTATCCTCACCGGAGCATGAAACCTGGGCGGGGACAGGCCAGAGGGGCAGCGAGTGTCACAGCCGGCGTTGAGCCCGGGGCGTCCCGAGAGGAAACCGAGATTCTAAAGATCAGTGTGGAGGGGTTGGGTTGGCCTGAGGCTCCAGGAGATgtctggggaggggctggccccCCAAGGGAGAACAGAGGCAGCGTATCTCTAATTCAGTGGTTATTAGCCTAGGTAGATTAATGAACTTGGGTAGGAAAATTACACCTTTATTGTCTCTGTGAAATTGAGCATTTCCTTTCCCGACTAACGAATAGCGTTAGCAGTGCCCCAAACTCCAAGACGAAGTCGTGATTTCAAGTGGTGATGAGTGTAAATGATAGTTGGAGATAGAGTATGTGCAACTACTACAAGCTATCATTTCCACTCATTAATACTTTAACATGTTGATAGATAGGATCTTGTTTTAGTGTGTTGAAAAGAAGCATATATACCTAGTATAGCATTAAGTTTGTTTTTAAGACATCTGATACCTATCTCgatttttttttgttatcctatgtatttcatttaatgcaTGTAAACACTTTATTTAATGTGGCTAATTGAAATTTTAAGATTACATATATGCTAGCATTGTTTCTCTTGGAGTCTTTCTATTGGAGTCGCAGGCCTCACCAGCCATGGAATGGTGAAGGCCCTCTGCACTAGTGTCTCTAGGGCGCTAGTCAAGAGAGGCTGTCCTTGACCTGGGCTCAAAGCCACCCCAGTTCCACCGCTGGCCAGCCTTGCCCACAGCACTGCTGCAGGGCCCCCAGCATGTCACTCCCTACTTGGGCCTCAGTTATTAGTCTGCCGTCACCTCTGAGGTCTTCCCAGTGGTGATCTGATATAACCAGaccttcaaatattttcataatggtTATTCTGATACTTTTTATGAaagaattttaagtatacaaaGCAGGACCTCTGGCCTAGCACTGTCCAATAGTAATATAATGTGTCcactatgtaatttaaaatttttaagtagccacattaaataaagtaaaaaaattgtgaaactaatgttaaattttctttagCCCAGTGtatccaaaatgttatcatttcaacatgtaaaataattgtgtgttttacattggttttggttttttgtgtgcAAAGTCTTTGTAATCTGATGTGTATTTTGTACTTACAGCATATCTCCAGATTAGCTGTATTCATGTGCTcagcagccacatgtggccagtggctaccatattggacagcacagctctagcCCATTTGTCTACGACTTTTGCAGAAAAGAAGTGCTTGAGTTAGCTTTCCTGTGCAGAGGCCCAAAATGCcaacaatttttttcctaataataaatgattaatagCTGCAATTTTTTGAACACCTATTAACTGTCAGGCATTGTGTTAAAAACATCTCATTAGTCCTTATAATCTCGTGGTGAGGCAAGTGGGGTTATCCATACCTTGCtgctgaagaaattgaggcacagggatATCATGTAATAGGCATAGTCACACAGCTCTGGCTAGGACTCAAACTCAGCTCTGATTTCAGCACTGTGCTCTTTTATCATGGTTTGGTAATATCCATAGCTTATATCTGTTGAGTGCCTAATATGCCAGCACTGTGCTGCACACTGTATATCTGAGACCTCAGTCATTGCTACAGTGTTGTGTGGGTGACATTATAGTTAGCCCCAATTTACAGGCGAGGAGACTGAGACTAGAGCATTGAGTGCCTAGGGACTCATGGATGGTTGTTTGGCAGAACTGAAGTCAGAGCGTAGGCTTTCTAACCTCAGGGCTCATGCTTGTAACcacttctctgtctttctgcCTTTTTGGACTATGAACCTGAGTTAACTTCAATATTTTTCTgacctgtgccaggccctggaggtAAAAGCCAGAGATGGACCTTGTGAGACTCTCCCGGCTCTTTTCCAGCCCCCGCCCCATGGGACTGTCTGTCCTGCAATGCCTTGACCCTCTACGAGCCAGGTGGGCAGGAGCTAGGGGGTGGCCTGCTTGGCTGAGGGCCATGGGGCCGACTGGGCCAACATCAGCAGCCTTCAGCAGCTCGCCCTCTCAGTTGCCCCTCCGCCAGGGGAGCCAGAAGAACATGCACAACCGCAGCTCTGACCTGAGCCAGCCCAGCCCCATGGCCAaccaggaggaagaagaggaggagagttTTGGGACCCTTTCTGATAAATACTCTTCTCGGAGAATGTTCCGCAAATCAACGGCCGAGTTGTATAACCTACGGCTCAGGGAACAGAGTGTTAAAGAAGACGAAGAAAATGAACTGGATCCAAAATCATGGCAAGGCCGGAGAAACACCCCTTACTGGTACTTCTTTCAGTGCAAATGCCTGATCAAAGAAGGGAAGGTGAGGGAACTTTTGGATTCTGCTGCTCCTGGCTCCTCCATTGATGGTAGTCCAGTACTTTGTGAGGGGCCACCTTGCTTTCTCAATCTCTAAAGGTTGGGATGCTCAcggctctcctctcctctgtctttCCTCACCTGGGTGCTGTACCAGGTGACCCGCCAGCCTCCTGGCTTTCAGTGCCCACTCCTCACTGCAGCTCTTGTATTCGTATCTCCAGCTTGGACTTCCCGGGGACTCCCGA is part of the Rhinolophus sinicus isolate RSC01 linkage group LG03, ASM3656204v1, whole genome shotgun sequence genome and harbors:
- the CPSF4 gene encoding cleavage and polyadenylation specificity factor subunit 4 isoform X3, whose amino-acid sequence is MQEIIASVDHIKFDLEIAVEQQLGAQPLPFPGMDKSGAAVCEFFLKAACGKGGMCPFRHISGEKTVVCKHWLRGLCKKGDQCEFLHEYDMTKMPECYFYSKFGECSNKECPFLHIDPESKIKDCPWYDRGFCKHGPLCRHRHTRRVICVNYLVGFCPEGPSCKFMHPRFELPMGTTEQPPLPQQTQPPTKRTPQVIGVMQSQNSSAGNRGPRPLEQVTCYKCGEKGHYANRCTKGHLAFLSGQ
- the CPSF4 gene encoding cleavage and polyadenylation specificity factor subunit 4 isoform X1; translated protein: MQEIIASVDHIKFDLEIAVEQQLGAQPLPFPGMDKSGAAVCEFFLKAACGKGGMCPFRHISGEKTVVCKHWLRGLCKKGDQCEFLHEYDMTKMPECYFYSKFGECSNKECPFLHIDPESKIKDCPWYDRGFCKHGPLCRHRHTRRVICVNYLVGFCPEGPSCKFMHPRFELPMGTTEQPPLPQQTQPPTKQSNNPPLQRSSSLIQLTSQNSSPNQQRTPQVIGVMQSQNSSAGNRGPRPLEQVTCYKCGEKGHYANRCTKGHLAFLSGQ
- the CPSF4 gene encoding cleavage and polyadenylation specificity factor subunit 4 isoform X4 — translated: MQEIIASVDHIKFDLEIAVEQQLGAQPLPFPGMDKSGAAVCEFFLKAACGKGGMCPFRHISGEKTVVCKHWLRGLCKKGDQCEFLHEYDMTKMPECYFYSKFGECSNKECPFLHIDPESKIKDCPWYDRGFCKHGPLCRHRHTRRVICVNYLVGFCPEGPSCKFMHPRFELPMGTTEQPPLPQQTQPPTKRWRVVCWSRMPTWLLFP
- the CPSF4 gene encoding cleavage and polyadenylation specificity factor subunit 4 isoform X2, which translates into the protein MQEIIASVDHIKFDLEIAVEQQLGAQPLPFPGMDKSGAAVCEFFLKAACGKGGMCPFRHISGEKTVVCKHWLRGLCKKGDQCEFLHEYDMTKMPECYFYSKFGECSNKECPFLHIDPESKIKDCPWYDRGFCKHGPLCRHRHTRRVICVNYLVGFCPEGPSCKFMHPRFELPMGTTEQPPLPQQTQPPTKQRTPQVIGVMQSQNSSAGNRGPRPLEQVTCYKCGEKGHYANRCTKGHLAFLSGQ